In Pseudobythopirellula maris, a single window of DNA contains:
- a CDS encoding DUF1559 family PulG-like putative transporter codes for MDLHHCCTLRALRSFPPNRAAPRGGVRGWKPCDGFTLVELLVVIAVIGVLVALLLPAVQAARESARRSSCQANLKQVGLALHNHVSAHSKFPPGKKWSGPRNEPTTYSIGWSAYLLDFAEGQAVSSKIDFTKPLADPANLPATGALIEIYLCPSASRFQANRTPGGRLFGLAPHPGDGMACIDYLGLSGPKHDKKNPVDGMDYGRQRGVLLGTKGLPDEDTVIEPPAVTPAKITDGMSHTACVAECSGRGADVKKSGEVDALNGAWASGSNVTHIAGRVNDTPPPDAWKDERIFSEHRGGANLLMAGGSVRFLSERVEANVIRSLSSRDGGETIDASEL; via the coding sequence ATGGATCTTCACCACTGCTGCACGCTGCGAGCTTTGCGCTCGTTCCCCCCCAATCGAGCGGCGCCGCGCGGCGGTGTGCGGGGTTGGAAGCCTTGTGACGGCTTCACGCTGGTTGAGTTGCTGGTCGTGATCGCGGTCATCGGCGTCCTTGTGGCGCTCTTGCTGCCAGCGGTACAGGCGGCGCGCGAGTCGGCCCGGCGTTCGTCTTGCCAAGCAAACCTCAAGCAAGTCGGGCTGGCCCTGCACAACCACGTTTCCGCACATAGCAAGTTCCCGCCCGGCAAGAAGTGGTCGGGCCCGCGCAACGAGCCGACGACGTACTCGATCGGTTGGTCGGCCTACTTGCTCGACTTCGCCGAGGGGCAGGCCGTCTCCTCGAAGATCGACTTCACCAAACCGCTTGCGGACCCCGCCAACCTGCCCGCCACGGGCGCCCTGATCGAAATCTACCTCTGTCCCAGCGCGAGCCGATTCCAAGCCAATCGCACGCCCGGCGGCAGGCTCTTCGGCTTGGCTCCCCACCCGGGCGACGGCATGGCGTGCATCGACTACCTGGGCCTCTCCGGCCCGAAACACGACAAGAAGAACCCCGTGGACGGCATGGACTACGGCCGCCAACGCGGCGTGCTGCTAGGCACCAAGGGCCTGCCCGACGAAGACACCGTCATCGAACCGCCCGCCGTTACGCCGGCCAAGATCACCGACGGCATGTCGCACACCGCCTGCGTGGCCGAGTGCAGCGGCCGCGGCGCCGACGTGAAGAAGAGCGGCGAAGTCGACGCCCTGAACGGCGCTTGGGCCTCGGGCAGCAACGTCACGCACATCGCCGGCCGGGTGAACGACACGCCTCCGCCCGACGCCTGGAAGGACGAGCGGATCTTCTCCGAGCACCGCGGCGGGGCCAACCTGCTGATGGCGGGCGGGTCGGTCCGATTCCTCAGCGAGCGGGTCGAGGCGAACGTGATCCGCAGCCTCAGCTCTCGCGACGGAGGGGAGACGATCGATGCCAGCGAACTCTGA
- a CDS encoding beta-propeller domain-containing protein: MLARRSHGGPKRRRGTGTLRLEQLEPRLVMDGAGFVNTDPPEDPDTIVGVAEIDAQDDHVETSRGVQELRIDPLGNDPLPAGAEGLTIKSVSGTKLGAEVTISEDGKRLIYNAAGDAGLQAGDTFYYIVQTEDGKLGKANVTLSLERTYTSGGGGGGTTRPRNSSDNYSFFEDAPEQSLHVLTNDREFSAGEIVAVTTPSNGGSVRIADDGRSLLYQPQAATTGRDLFEYTVRNAEGEEATIGVSVNVSKPYYLNYHYDNARFDFGTGPHTLDPLANDSVRGPVAQTPRIVSFSAPDYAGQVTLSEDGQRFLFEPAEGFLGSFSVSYSVRYGPDDHQTVEGSFSVAVERRFLAVENYFSVDPGATGPATLDVLTNDPVYNYSGYYGYNKAHYQQQRQDVSLRIVGVAVSDAGGEITIAEGGQTLLYTPAEGFTGEETFEYTVEASNGSRETARVTVRVGETPSDPSGVDRFATEGELNQFLIDKAVARYGRHFGIQQERYAPLETYYGDGIALVSATRLFAAFDADGAALSAADDFSGTNVQVEGVDEADIVETDGRYVYTFALGKLAIVDLLDPSSPELLSMTLMEGGYDQMYLMGDRITLLRTGSTSGQAEVLVLDVGDRSAPAIAERTEIDGYIADSRAIGDKVHLVVQRDFLVPELEGDWLVEPAPSAGESNDNSDATGDDAILVDLLYDRGEPGVWRTESLEEYIDRVRDELIETALPAYRGYNAAGELVSEGLLTTPTDVHKPLAGADRLLSFVTIDAGDGDPAPPAESTTFVADRHTDVYVSAESAYVFAYDPEAGETNIYKMDFAEDGSSPLVASGVVGGSLLNQFSADEHDGRLRVATTEVRTTEITNSRGRTRTVQSQRFNNVLVLEQNGNQLETVGEITNLAPTETIKSVRFMGDRAYVVTFRVVDPLFAIDLSDPTAPTVEGALKIPGFSDYLHPVGEDYLVGIGRDADEITGRLGPAQLTLFYVGDLSDPTVVDQMTLEGAHWTNSEAWSDHHAVAYFAGAGLLTVPHTWNELAEKDMDGDGLTDWRGYEQHSAMWAFQVETDGEGGGSLGVAAEIEHEGPARRSLRIDETLVTVSGQELKTHDLDDPTQQLGEVWLGALPTADAFTVQEDSGATTLDVLANDRPGADGEAPSIVSVTQPVRGHTYRPYLIDTIRLVSNELSYQVGQQDQQPAGEVTIAEDGRSLVFTPAEDFFGTATLTYTVLDPLRGEQTATVTITVEGTPDAPDAEDDTFSVEPGAVAIVLNVLANDTDPDAGGPIRPINYLSICGTQPRTVDVLLADLYVESNTFWTFGSLTVTELGPTDNGGVVELDDMGRLHYTPVDGFEGVETFSYTVVNGSGLTDTATASVYVGVPVEPPIDTVGPMESTGEETPAAESSAENSSPVETSPAETASDDRFVFFSAAVPMSRGDGVAVTSQDETAAATVGGAELLIARQQDNAAVRRASLSRESVFERLGSERSAADDDLAGDADLGLADGWSAFGEALARR, from the coding sequence GTGCTAGCCCGCCGTAGCCACGGTGGCCCGAAGCGTCGCCGTGGAACCGGGACGCTGCGCCTGGAGCAACTCGAGCCGCGGCTGGTGATGGACGGCGCCGGCTTTGTGAACACCGACCCGCCCGAAGACCCCGACACGATTGTCGGCGTCGCCGAGATCGACGCCCAAGACGACCACGTCGAGACCAGCCGGGGCGTGCAGGAGCTGCGCATCGATCCCCTGGGGAACGACCCCCTGCCCGCGGGCGCCGAGGGGCTCACGATCAAATCGGTGAGCGGCACCAAGCTCGGCGCCGAGGTCACAATCTCCGAAGACGGCAAGCGGCTTATCTACAACGCCGCCGGCGACGCCGGCCTGCAAGCCGGCGACACGTTCTATTACATCGTGCAGACCGAGGACGGAAAGCTCGGCAAGGCGAACGTGACGCTCTCGCTCGAACGGACCTACACTAGTGGCGGTGGCGGTGGCGGGACCACGCGCCCCCGCAACTCCAGCGACAATTACTCGTTCTTCGAGGACGCGCCCGAGCAATCGCTCCATGTGCTGACGAACGACCGCGAGTTCTCCGCGGGCGAGATCGTGGCGGTCACGACGCCCTCGAACGGCGGCTCGGTGCGCATCGCCGACGACGGCCGTTCGTTGCTTTACCAGCCCCAAGCGGCGACGACCGGTCGCGATCTGTTCGAGTACACCGTTCGCAACGCGGAGGGCGAAGAAGCGACCATCGGCGTCAGCGTGAACGTTTCTAAGCCGTATTACCTCAACTACCACTACGACAACGCCCGGTTCGATTTCGGAACAGGACCCCACACCCTCGACCCGCTAGCGAACGATTCCGTCCGCGGGCCGGTTGCTCAGACGCCGCGGATCGTCTCGTTCTCGGCGCCCGACTACGCCGGCCAGGTCACCCTCTCCGAAGACGGCCAGCGGTTCTTGTTTGAGCCGGCCGAAGGCTTCCTCGGCTCGTTCTCGGTAAGCTACTCGGTGCGCTACGGGCCTGACGATCACCAGACCGTCGAGGGCAGCTTCAGCGTGGCGGTCGAGCGGCGGTTCCTGGCCGTGGAGAACTACTTCTCCGTCGACCCGGGCGCCACCGGACCGGCAACGCTCGACGTGCTGACGAACGACCCGGTTTACAACTACAGCGGCTATTACGGCTACAACAAGGCCCACTACCAGCAGCAACGACAGGACGTGTCGTTGCGGATCGTCGGCGTCGCCGTAAGCGACGCGGGGGGCGAGATCACGATCGCCGAAGGCGGCCAGACGTTGCTCTACACGCCGGCCGAAGGCTTCACTGGCGAGGAGACGTTCGAATACACGGTCGAGGCCTCGAACGGCTCGCGTGAGACCGCCCGCGTGACGGTCCGGGTGGGCGAAACGCCCAGCGACCCCTCGGGTGTCGACCGCTTCGCGACCGAGGGGGAGCTCAATCAGTTCCTGATCGACAAGGCCGTGGCCCGCTACGGGCGTCATTTCGGCATTCAGCAGGAGCGCTACGCCCCGCTCGAGACTTACTACGGCGACGGGATCGCCCTCGTCAGTGCTACGCGATTATTTGCGGCGTTCGACGCCGACGGCGCCGCTCTCTCCGCCGCGGATGATTTCTCCGGCACCAACGTCCAGGTCGAGGGGGTCGACGAGGCGGACATCGTCGAGACCGACGGCCGCTACGTTTACACCTTCGCCCTCGGCAAGCTGGCGATCGTCGACTTGCTGGACCCCTCGTCGCCCGAGCTGCTGTCGATGACGCTGATGGAGGGGGGCTACGACCAGATGTACCTGATGGGCGATCGCATCACGCTGCTGCGCACCGGTTCGACCTCGGGCCAAGCCGAGGTGTTGGTGCTCGATGTCGGCGACAGGTCCGCGCCCGCCATCGCCGAGCGGACGGAGATCGACGGCTACATCGCCGACTCGCGTGCGATCGGCGACAAGGTCCATCTGGTCGTCCAGCGCGACTTCCTCGTCCCCGAACTGGAGGGCGACTGGCTCGTCGAGCCGGCCCCGTCGGCCGGCGAGTCGAACGACAATTCAGACGCGACCGGCGACGACGCAATTTTAGTCGATCTCCTCTACGACCGAGGCGAGCCTGGCGTGTGGCGCACCGAGTCGCTCGAAGAGTACATTGACCGCGTACGCGACGAGCTGATCGAGACCGCCCTGCCGGCCTACCGCGGCTACAACGCCGCGGGCGAACTCGTCAGCGAGGGGCTGCTCACCACGCCGACCGACGTCCATAAGCCGCTCGCCGGGGCCGACCGGCTCCTCTCGTTCGTGACGATCGACGCGGGCGACGGCGACCCGGCGCCGCCGGCCGAGTCGACGACCTTCGTCGCCGACCGCCACACCGACGTGTACGTCTCGGCCGAGTCGGCCTACGTGTTCGCCTACGATCCCGAGGCGGGGGAGACGAACATCTACAAGATGGACTTCGCCGAGGACGGCTCGTCACCGCTCGTCGCCTCGGGCGTTGTGGGCGGGAGCCTGCTCAACCAGTTCTCGGCCGACGAGCACGACGGCCGGCTGCGTGTCGCCACGACCGAGGTCCGCACGACCGAGATCACCAACAGCAGAGGTCGCACTCGCACGGTGCAGAGCCAACGGTTCAACAACGTTCTGGTGCTGGAGCAGAACGGCAACCAGCTAGAGACAGTCGGCGAAATCACCAACCTGGCGCCCACCGAGACGATCAAGTCGGTCCGCTTCATGGGCGACAGGGCTTACGTTGTGACGTTCCGCGTGGTCGACCCGCTGTTCGCCATCGACCTCTCGGACCCCACCGCGCCGACGGTCGAAGGGGCGCTCAAAATCCCCGGTTTCTCCGACTACTTGCACCCGGTGGGTGAGGACTACCTCGTCGGCATCGGCCGCGACGCCGACGAGATCACCGGCCGTTTGGGCCCCGCGCAGCTGACGCTGTTCTACGTCGGCGACCTGTCGGACCCGACCGTCGTCGACCAGATGACCCTGGAGGGCGCCCACTGGACCAACTCCGAGGCCTGGAGCGACCACCACGCGGTGGCCTACTTCGCCGGGGCTGGCCTGCTGACCGTGCCGCACACCTGGAACGAGCTCGCCGAGAAGGACATGGACGGCGACGGGCTGACCGACTGGCGCGGCTACGAGCAGCACTCGGCGATGTGGGCGTTCCAGGTCGAGACCGACGGCGAGGGGGGCGGCAGCCTCGGCGTGGCGGCCGAGATCGAGCACGAGGGGCCGGCCCGCCGCAGCCTGCGGATCGACGAGACGCTCGTGACCGTCTCCGGCCAGGAGCTCAAGACGCACGACCTGGACGACCCCACGCAGCAGCTCGGCGAAGTCTGGCTGGGGGCGCTCCCCACGGCCGACGCGTTCACGGTGCAAGAAGACAGCGGCGCCACGACGCTCGACGTGCTGGCGAACGACCGCCCCGGCGCCGACGGCGAGGCCCCGTCGATCGTGTCGGTCACCCAGCCGGTCCGCGGGCACACTTACAGGCCGTATCTGATCGACACGATCCGGCTCGTTTCCAATGAGCTGAGCTATCAAGTTGGCCAGCAAGACCAACAACCGGCGGGGGAGGTGACGATCGCCGAGGACGGCCGGTCGCTCGTGTTCACCCCGGCCGAAGACTTCTTCGGCACGGCGACGTTAACCTACACGGTGCTCGACCCGCTCCGCGGCGAGCAGACGGCGACCGTCACGATCACCGTCGAGGGGACGCCCGACGCCCCCGACGCAGAGGACGACACGTTCAGCGTCGAGCCGGGCGCCGTGGCGATCGTGCTTAACGTGCTAGCCAACGACACGGACCCCGACGCCGGGGGCCCGATTCGCCCGATCAATTACTTGTCGATCTGCGGGACACAACCAAGAACGGTCGACGTTCTCCTGGCGGACCTCTACGTCGAATCTAACACATTTTGGACGTTTGGCAGCTTGACGGTCACCGAGCTAGGCCCGACCGACAACGGCGGCGTGGTCGAGCTCGACGACATGGGAAGGCTCCACTACACACCGGTCGACGGCTTCGAAGGCGTCGAGACGTTCAGCTACACGGTCGTGAACGGTTCGGGACTCACCGACACGGCCACGGCGTCCGTTTATGTAGGCGTGCCGGTGGAGCCCCCCATCGATACCGTCGGGCCGATGGAAAGCACGGGGGAAGAGACTCCCGCCGCGGAGTCGTCGGCAGAGAATTCGTCGCCTGTTGAGACGTCGCCAGCCGAGACGGCGAGCGACGACCGGTTCGTGTTCTTCAGCGCCGCGGTTCCCATGAGCCGGGGGGACGGCGTCGCCGTCACTTCACAAGACGAGACCGCCGCCGCCACGGTCGGCGGCGCCGAACTGCTCATCGCTAGGCAGCAAGACAACGCCGCCGTGCGCCGTGCGTCGCTATCGCGCGAGAGCGTCTTCGAGAGATTGGGTTCGGAGCGATCTGCCGCGGACGACGACCTGGCAGGTGACGCCGACCTCGGTTTGGCGGACGGATGGTCGGCATTTGGCGAGGCGTTGGCCCGCCGCTAG
- a CDS encoding polyphosphate polymerase domain-containing protein produces MPANSDHAASADPGPLDAAARLPDPLSLAEIEGSALMNRVDVKHLVSESQAAGLIRQLADEYRVLEIDGLRAFEYSTLYFDTPRLDCYLDHHNRRPLRRKYRMREYVASGARFLEIKTRDRRGRTDKRREPIAEFELSMSADSRQFVHRVTGAEPELAPQLWVRYRRLTLAHRQRAERVTLDWDLAFEQEGAVRRVPRVVIVEIKQDANDRSSPARAELRRLGLRPLRVSKYCLGTALLKPHLKQNRFKPKLRAIERIA; encoded by the coding sequence ATGCCAGCGAACTCTGACCACGCCGCGTCGGCGGACCCCGGCCCGCTCGACGCCGCGGCCCGGCTGCCCGATCCCCTCTCGCTCGCCGAGATCGAGGGCTCGGCGCTGATGAACCGCGTGGACGTCAAACACCTGGTCAGCGAGTCGCAAGCCGCCGGGCTGATCCGCCAGCTCGCCGACGAGTACCGCGTCCTCGAGATCGACGGCCTGCGGGCCTTCGAGTACTCCACGCTGTACTTCGACACGCCGCGGCTCGACTGCTACCTCGACCACCACAACCGCCGGCCGTTGCGGCGCAAGTACCGCATGCGCGAGTACGTCGCCTCGGGGGCCCGGTTCCTCGAGATCAAAACCCGCGACCGCCGCGGCAGGACCGACAAGCGACGGGAGCCGATCGCCGAGTTCGAGCTGTCGATGTCGGCCGACTCCCGCCAATTCGTCCACCGCGTGACCGGCGCCGAGCCCGAGCTGGCTCCGCAGCTGTGGGTCCGCTACCGCCGGCTGACGCTGGCCCACCGCCAGCGCGCCGAGCGGGTGACGCTCGACTGGGACCTCGCCTTCGAGCAGGAGGGCGCCGTCAGGCGTGTGCCGCGGGTGGTGATCGTCGAGATCAAGCAAGACGCCAACGACCGCTCGTCGCCCGCCCGGGCCGAGCTACGCCGCCTAGGGCTGCGACCGCTGAGGGTCAGCAAGTACTGCCTCGGCACGGCGTTGCTCAAGCCCCACCTGAAGCAGAACCGCTTCAAGCCCAAGCTGCGGGCGATCGAACGGATCGCCTGA
- a CDS encoding CHAD domain-containing protein, with amino-acid sequence MSYRIQQAESPADALRRIASEQFDKAITEIDSARLEPEEKVHQTRKRLKKLRGLLRLVRPGLGKTYKKENARLRDAARGLSELRDAKVMQDTYDMLMGHFADQVERRAFGSIRAELTRRRNSLIETTPPEERLGEARRVITKAAGRTAGWSIDDEGFEAVRGGLLKTYGRARKQTKRAHDSPTPECLHRLRKRVKYHRRHCQLLKIMWPQLLKARARECKRLADLLGDDHDLAMLGGCLAQQPQGFGDSQDTEAAIGLISRRREGLLDESLPLADRLFCETTDALGKRTEALWNVWR; translated from the coding sequence ATGTCTTATCGCATCCAACAAGCAGAATCGCCCGCCGACGCCCTCCGTCGCATCGCCAGTGAGCAATTCGACAAGGCGATCACGGAGATCGATTCGGCACGGCTCGAGCCCGAGGAAAAGGTCCATCAAACACGCAAGCGACTCAAAAAGTTGCGCGGCTTGCTGCGTCTGGTGCGGCCAGGGCTGGGGAAGACCTACAAGAAAGAGAACGCCCGTCTCCGCGACGCCGCTCGCGGGCTGAGCGAGTTGCGTGACGCCAAGGTCATGCAAGACACCTACGACATGCTGATGGGGCACTTTGCCGACCAGGTTGAGCGTCGCGCATTCGGATCGATCCGCGCCGAGTTGACCCGGCGTCGCAATTCATTGATTGAAACAACCCCGCCCGAAGAGCGGCTCGGCGAAGCGCGTCGCGTAATCACCAAGGCCGCAGGGCGGACGGCTGGTTGGTCCATCGACGACGAGGGTTTCGAGGCAGTCCGTGGCGGGCTGTTAAAGACTTACGGTCGCGCACGCAAGCAGACTAAGCGGGCCCACGATTCTCCCACGCCCGAATGCCTGCACAGGCTCCGCAAGCGAGTGAAGTACCACAGGCGTCACTGTCAGTTGCTAAAAATCATGTGGCCCCAACTGCTCAAGGCCCGTGCGCGTGAGTGCAAGCGGCTGGCGGATCTTCTTGGTGACGATCATGACTTGGCTATGCTGGGCGGGTGTCTCGCTCAGCAACCGCAAGGTTTTGGCGACTCCCAGGACACGGAGGCGGCGATCGGGCTGATCAGTCGTCGCCGCGAAGGCCTACTTGACGAGAGTTTGCCACTAGCCGACCGGTTGTTTTGCGAAACGACCGACGCCCTGGGGAAACGGACCGAAGCGTTGTGGAACGTCTGGCGTTAG
- a CDS encoding phospho-sugar mutase yields MTAPAVLTAVDSAVAADKLTPSAAENLKAWLTEPRYADYAAECAAHVERGDWQALDDAFWTIIPFGTGGRRGRMYPIGSNAINDRTIGESAQGLANYVKENADSAGAPLSVAICRDTRHNGERFAKLCAEVMVAAGFKVYFLRGFRSTPELSFAVRYKSCSCGIMVTASHNPPSDNAVKVYWSTGAQVLPPHDKGIIERVMSCGEIVRGDFDKAVAEGQIVYCEEEIDKAFIDNVVGQAVPGPRELKVIYSPLHGVGGTAVTPVLERDGFQDVEVFGPHAEPDGDFPNVPGHVSNPERPEVFEAMIERAKETDADLCVASDPDCDRIGLAARLESGGDGWATISGNQIGALLADFLLESRKGNLTPEHFNVITLVTTQLTRRIGDSYGVKTVTDLLVGFKWIAQAIDANGPEKFVLGTEESHGYLVGTYVRDKDGAAAAMLACELAAKLKSQGKTLHEKLDDLFWQHGLHAERTINVQMPGSEGMGRMMEVMDEFRTNTPQSLGPLKVDQMRDYKNNLTVKLGGPAPPAPLEGPTGDLVILDLSSDECPEGTYVACRPSGTEPKIKFYLFGYTPAEQLHDMEEAKEDLEKLLDAIEADLKKFAGV; encoded by the coding sequence ATGACCGCTCCCGCCGTCCTCACGGCCGTCGACTCCGCCGTCGCCGCCGACAAGCTGACCCCCTCGGCCGCCGAGAACCTCAAGGCGTGGCTCACCGAGCCGCGCTACGCCGATTACGCCGCCGAGTGTGCGGCCCACGTCGAGCGGGGCGACTGGCAGGCGCTCGACGACGCGTTCTGGACCATCATCCCGTTCGGCACCGGCGGCCGCCGCGGGCGGATGTACCCGATCGGCTCGAACGCGATCAACGACCGCACGATCGGCGAGAGCGCCCAGGGCCTGGCCAACTACGTCAAGGAGAACGCCGACAGCGCCGGGGCGCCGCTGTCGGTCGCCATCTGCCGCGACACCCGCCACAACGGCGAGCGGTTCGCCAAGCTGTGCGCCGAGGTGATGGTCGCCGCCGGCTTTAAGGTCTACTTCCTCCGCGGCTTCCGCAGCACGCCCGAGCTGTCGTTCGCCGTGCGCTACAAGTCGTGCTCGTGCGGCATCATGGTCACGGCGAGCCACAACCCGCCGAGCGACAACGCGGTGAAGGTCTACTGGTCGACGGGCGCCCAGGTGCTGCCGCCGCACGACAAGGGGATCATCGAGCGCGTGATGAGCTGCGGCGAGATTGTCCGCGGCGACTTCGACAAGGCGGTGGCCGAGGGGCAGATCGTCTACTGCGAGGAAGAGATCGACAAGGCGTTCATCGACAACGTCGTCGGCCAGGCCGTGCCGGGGCCGCGGGAACTGAAGGTCATCTACTCGCCGCTGCACGGCGTGGGAGGCACGGCGGTCACGCCGGTGCTGGAGCGCGACGGCTTCCAGGACGTCGAGGTGTTCGGGCCCCACGCCGAGCCGGACGGCGACTTCCCGAACGTGCCGGGGCACGTGTCGAACCCCGAACGCCCCGAGGTGTTCGAGGCGATGATCGAGCGCGCCAAGGAGACCGACGCCGACCTCTGCGTGGCGAGCGATCCCGACTGCGACCGCATCGGGCTGGCCGCCCGTCTCGAGTCGGGCGGCGACGGGTGGGCGACGATCAGCGGCAACCAGATCGGCGCCCTGCTGGCCGACTTCCTGCTCGAGTCGCGCAAGGGCAACCTCACGCCCGAGCATTTCAACGTGATCACGCTGGTGACCACGCAGCTCACCCGCCGCATCGGCGACAGCTACGGCGTGAAGACCGTCACCGACCTGCTGGTCGGCTTCAAGTGGATCGCCCAGGCGATCGACGCGAACGGGCCGGAGAAGTTCGTGCTCGGCACCGAGGAGTCGCACGGCTACCTCGTGGGCACGTACGTCCGCGACAAGGACGGCGCCGCCGCGGCGATGCTCGCCTGCGAGCTGGCCGCCAAGTTGAAGAGCCAAGGCAAGACGCTGCACGAGAAGCTCGACGACCTGTTCTGGCAGCACGGGCTGCACGCCGAGCGGACGATCAACGTGCAGATGCCCGGCAGCGAGGGGATGGGCCGCATGATGGAGGTGATGGACGAGTTCCGCACGAACACGCCGCAGTCGCTCGGCCCGCTGAAGGTCGACCAGATGCGCGACTACAAGAACAACCTCACGGTCAAGCTCGGCGGTCCCGCCCCCCCAGCGCCGCTCGAAGGCCCCACGGGCGACCTGGTGATCCTCGACCTCTCGAGCGACGAGTGCCCCGAGGGGACTTACGTCGCCTGCCGCCCGAGCGGCACGGAGCCGAAGATCAAGTTCTACCTGTTCGGCTACACCCCGGCCGAGCAGCTGCACGACATGGAAGAGGCGAAAGAGGACCTCGAGAAACTGCTCGACGCGATCGAGGCCGACCTGAAGAAGTTCGCGGGGGTGTGA